Proteins from one Deltaproteobacteria bacterium CG11_big_fil_rev_8_21_14_0_20_42_23 genomic window:
- a CDS encoding TIGR01777 family protein — protein MLKKWVFQGELLISASAVGFYGDRNDETLDENAAVGDLFLSEVVKKWEEATEKEKNAEIRVVNARMGIVLSPKGGALSLMLPVFRLGLGGRLGNGEQFISWIALSDVLRAYHFGVEHEEVQGPVNFCAPFPEKNKNFTKILAKKLNRPAFFHVPSFLIKLFIRQQGKELLLASAKVFPKKLEKAGFLFENQKLQQAFDTLL, from the coding sequence ATCTTGAAAAAATGGGTTTTTCAGGGGGAACTACTTATCTCTGCTTCGGCCGTTGGATTTTATGGTGACAGAAATGATGAAACTCTTGATGAAAATGCGGCAGTAGGCGATCTTTTTCTTTCAGAAGTCGTGAAAAAATGGGAAGAAGCTACTGAGAAAGAAAAAAATGCAGAAATTCGAGTGGTCAATGCTAGAATGGGCATCGTGCTTTCACCAAAAGGCGGAGCCCTTTCGCTGATGCTTCCTGTGTTTCGATTGGGTTTGGGAGGAAGACTGGGAAACGGAGAACAGTTTATAAGTTGGATTGCTCTTTCCGATGTGCTTCGAGCATATCATTTTGGAGTAGAGCATGAAGAGGTGCAAGGGCCGGTTAATTTTTGCGCACCATTTCCGGAAAAAAATAAAAATTTTACAAAAATTTTGGCAAAAAAATTAAATCGCCCAGCTTTTTTTCATGTTCCATCCTTTTTAATAAAACTTTTCATAAGACAACAGGGAAAAGAATTACTGCTGGCATCCGCAAAAGTATTTCCGAAAAAATTGGAAAAAGCAGGATTTTTGTTTGAAAATCAAAAACTTCAGCAAGCTTTTGATACACTTCTCTAA
- a CDS encoding serine--tRNA ligase — protein sequence MLDLKFIRENIEAVKQNCLERNVRHINFDLFLQQDAQRRAIMQSLEGIRQEQNVIAGAMKTKLEAEKRAQFVARGKDLKQQEKDLNEQFQDIEAKLFELARAIPNMTHPDSPRGKTEFESKELRTVGKIPQFSLKPLDHVQLGEKLDLIDFEAGAKVSGQKFYYLKNEAALLEFALIQFALQLLHKKGFTPFITPDLARESILEGIGFNPRGEETQVYSIANTDLCLIGTAEITLGGYLSDKILEEANLPLRYVGVSHCFRTEAGAAGKESKGLYRVHQFTKIEMFAFCSQTESEKIHDEFLALEEEIFQALEIPYRVLDICTGDLGGPAYRKFDLEAWMPGRGEKGEWGEVTSTSNCTDYQSRRLKIRYRPEGSKKTEFVHMLNGTAIAISRALIGLLENHQQADGSILIPKVLQPFMGGITNISR from the coding sequence ATGCTCGATTTGAAGTTTATCCGTGAAAACATTGAAGCCGTGAAGCAAAACTGCCTCGAGAGAAATGTTCGCCACATCAACTTCGACCTTTTTCTTCAGCAGGACGCTCAGCGTCGTGCCATCATGCAATCTTTAGAGGGCATTCGCCAAGAGCAAAATGTGATTGCTGGCGCCATGAAAACCAAACTGGAAGCAGAAAAACGCGCTCAGTTTGTTGCAAGAGGAAAAGACCTCAAGCAGCAAGAAAAAGACTTGAACGAACAGTTTCAAGACATCGAAGCCAAACTCTTCGAACTTGCTCGCGCCATTCCCAACATGACTCACCCAGATTCACCGCGCGGAAAAACGGAATTTGAAAGCAAAGAACTTCGCACGGTGGGAAAAATTCCACAGTTTTCGCTCAAGCCTTTAGACCATGTGCAACTTGGCGAAAAATTAGACCTCATCGATTTCGAAGCTGGCGCAAAAGTCAGTGGACAAAAATTTTACTACCTCAAAAACGAAGCGGCACTGCTTGAGTTTGCCCTCATTCAATTTGCCCTTCAGCTTCTTCATAAAAAAGGCTTCACGCCTTTTATCACTCCCGATTTAGCTCGCGAAAGCATTTTGGAAGGCATTGGCTTCAATCCTCGTGGTGAAGAAACCCAAGTCTACTCTATTGCCAACACAGACCTCTGCCTCATTGGAACAGCCGAAATCACTTTGGGCGGTTATCTTTCAGACAAAATTTTAGAAGAAGCAAACTTGCCCCTGCGTTATGTGGGCGTTTCACATTGCTTCCGCACTGAAGCTGGTGCAGCTGGCAAAGAATCCAAAGGCCTTTACCGCGTCCATCAGTTTACCAAAATTGAAATGTTTGCCTTCTGCAGCCAAACTGAATCTGAAAAAATCCATGATGAATTTTTGGCGTTGGAAGAAGAAATTTTTCAGGCTTTGGAAATTCCATATCGTGTTTTGGATATTTGCACCGGTGATTTAGGTGGACCTGCTTATCGCAAGTTTGATTTAGAAGCCTGGATGCCTGGCCGCGGAGAAAAAGGTGAATGGGGAGAAGTCACTTCCACTTCCAACTGCACCGACTACCAATCTCGCCGTTTGAAAATTCGCTATCGCCCCGAAGGCAGCAAAAAAACTGAATTCGTTCACATGTTGAACGGCACCGCCATCGCCATCAGCCGCGCGTTGATCGGCTTACTTGAAAACCACCAACAAGCAGACGGAAGTATCCTCATTCCCAAAGTACTTCAACCTTTCATGGGTGGAATCACCAACATCAGTCGATAG
- a CDS encoding thioredoxin, whose amino-acid sequence MKTFFLSLMLVFALTACGTGSNPTVAKVGDISISLNELDEAAKSELQEVELKTYQIRKGVLNDLINKKLLEMAAKKAGKTVDAYLAEEVDAKVKMPTEEELLSLYNSRKQPNMPAFEEMKSNIQQYVVENQKSQLLRAHIQSLKDTTQVSSNLETPRVKIDVGNSPSLGPKDAPITIVEWSDYQCPYCQQVRPTIWKLLDEYKDKIHYVFKDFPLYMHKDAPKAHEACHCADEQGKYFECNKILFNNRANLKVDNLKEYAKRLELDTENFNTCLDSGKYAKQVQDEQQEGIKAGVNGTPAFFINGIMLSGAQPYQNFKQIIEEELNKGK is encoded by the coding sequence ATGAAAACGTTTTTTTTATCTCTTATGCTTGTTTTTGCCCTTACTGCTTGCGGAACTGGAAGTAATCCTACCGTAGCAAAAGTGGGTGATATCAGCATCAGCCTCAATGAACTGGATGAAGCTGCCAAAAGCGAACTTCAAGAAGTTGAACTTAAAACCTACCAAATCCGCAAAGGCGTTTTAAACGACCTCATCAACAAAAAACTCCTCGAAATGGCGGCAAAAAAAGCTGGCAAAACGGTAGATGCTTATCTTGCCGAAGAAGTTGACGCAAAAGTAAAAATGCCAACTGAAGAAGAGCTGCTTTCTCTTTACAATAGCCGCAAGCAACCCAACATGCCGGCCTTTGAAGAAATGAAAAGCAACATCCAGCAGTATGTGGTTGAAAACCAAAAATCTCAACTCCTTCGCGCGCATATTCAAAGCTTGAAAGACACTACTCAAGTAAGCTCAAACCTAGAAACTCCCCGCGTGAAAATTGATGTGGGCAACTCGCCATCGCTTGGGCCAAAAGATGCGCCCATCACAATTGTGGAATGGTCTGACTACCAATGCCCTTACTGCCAACAAGTAAGACCAACCATTTGGAAACTTTTGGATGAATATAAAGACAAGATTCACTACGTCTTCAAAGATTTCCCTCTTTATATGCACAAAGATGCACCAAAAGCGCATGAAGCTTGCCACTGCGCGGATGAACAAGGCAAATATTTCGAGTGCAACAAAATACTGTTTAACAACCGCGCCAATTTGAAAGTGGATAACTTAAAAGAATATGCCAAACGCCTCGAGCTCGATACTGAAAATTTCAACACTTGCCTCGACAGCGGAAAATATGCAAAACAAGTTCAAGATGAACAGCAAGAAGGCATCAAAGCTGGAGTTAACGGCACACCAGCCTTCTTCATCAATGGAATTATGCTTTCTGGGGCTCAGCCTTACCAAAACTTCAAACAGATTATTGAAGAAGAGCTCAACAAAGGGAAATAA